A stretch of Candidatus Vicinibacter affinis DNA encodes these proteins:
- a CDS encoding M48 family metallopeptidase, whose translation MLYQAVYYSGIKPKGQPVSFSIEDEEIKILDEEGEILSLWNKELLSRQNYKTNHLLIKWGTRDPFEYLEVREELALEALNEAFPQKNFFKNPGFSWGGFYSILGLVVLSTLVLLFYTYFFGLPRLTQWASEKVPIEWELKIGQSGIDQYSNSPSLDTLKTQYLNEFYQLLNHQSAYHFNFSFLKDSTVNAFALPGGFIVVNKGILDKMTNYRQLVGLMGHEIAHVEERHTLKTMFKSLGAYMIIQLALGHLGAISGVVVENLSSIQNLSYSREFELSADKAAFHLMKNLNISPSGIVDLFGILALEEANNKSSLPEFMSTHPLTEERSKRIKALIKENPLSGSEVEYPQLQEIFEKLKI comes from the coding sequence ATGTTGTATCAGGCAGTTTATTATTCCGGCATTAAACCAAAAGGTCAACCAGTAAGCTTTAGTATCGAGGACGAAGAGATAAAAATCCTTGATGAAGAGGGTGAGATTCTCTCGCTTTGGAACAAAGAATTATTAAGTAGACAAAATTATAAGACGAATCATTTATTAATTAAATGGGGGACTCGTGATCCTTTCGAATATCTGGAGGTAAGGGAAGAGTTGGCTTTAGAAGCTCTAAATGAAGCTTTCCCTCAAAAGAATTTTTTTAAGAATCCTGGTTTTAGTTGGGGGGGCTTTTATTCTATTTTGGGGTTGGTAGTTCTATCAACTTTGGTTTTACTTTTTTACACCTATTTTTTTGGTTTGCCAAGGTTAACTCAATGGGCCTCAGAAAAAGTCCCAATTGAATGGGAATTAAAAATTGGGCAATCAGGTATAGATCAATACAGCAATTCTCCTTCACTGGACACCTTGAAAACCCAATATTTAAATGAATTTTATCAGCTTCTTAATCATCAATCTGCCTATCATTTTAATTTCTCCTTTTTAAAGGACTCCACCGTAAACGCTTTTGCCTTGCCCGGAGGGTTTATTGTTGTAAATAAAGGTATCTTAGATAAAATGACAAATTATCGCCAGTTGGTTGGATTGATGGGGCACGAAATTGCACATGTGGAAGAGCGGCATACTCTCAAAACGATGTTCAAGTCTTTAGGTGCTTATATGATAATTCAACTGGCTTTAGGTCATTTGGGAGCAATAAGTGGGGTGGTAGTAGAAAACTTATCATCTATTCAAAATCTTAGTTATTCCAGAGAATTTGAATTATCAGCTGATAAAGCAGCCTTCCATTTGATGAAAAATCTGAATATTTCTCCCAGTGGGATCGTGGACTTGTTTGGAATCTTAGCATTGGAAGAAGCAAATAATAAAAGCTCACTACCTGAATTTATGAGTACACATCCTCTCACAGAAGAACGTTCGAAGAGAATTAAAGCGCTTATTAAAGAGAATCCCTTATCTGGATCTGAGGTGGAATACCCACAGCTCCAAGAAATTTTTGAGAAACTCAAAATTTAG
- a CDS encoding asparagine synthetase B yields the protein MTLLFLVFFVPLKASYILIPMDVKQVNHLKAYGITYWVINQNIEAFWLLNYRGGSFAFVHTKTFEKECITRGVSYEVIADAEYIRIREEINNPEINQEVMKLEKAPRIAVYTPEFNEKGERIQPWDDAVTLALTYAEIPFDKIYDKEIVNGLLAKYDWLHLHHEDFTGQYGKFYANFNGQPWYKENQRRQENLAKELGFAKVSQLKLNVAIQIQKYIAGGGFMFAMCSATDSYDIALSASGLDICAKYFDGDAADSDPDSKLDFSTTLAFKNFTLVKDPLQYEFSSIDNNFNRKVIPENDYFQLFDFSAKWDPIPTMLTQNHTRTVKGFMGQTTAFKREFVKSDVLILGDNKAVDEVRYIHGKFGYGTWTFYAGHDPEDYQHHVGDPPTDLNLHPNSPGYRLILNNILFPAAKKKERKT from the coding sequence ATGACCCTTTTGTTTTTAGTTTTTTTTGTTCCATTGAAGGCTTCTTATATCCTGATTCCCATGGATGTTAAGCAAGTAAATCATCTAAAGGCCTATGGAATAACCTATTGGGTGATCAATCAAAATATTGAAGCATTTTGGTTGTTAAACTATCGTGGAGGGAGCTTTGCATTTGTACATACCAAAACCTTTGAAAAAGAATGCATTACAAGGGGGGTCAGTTATGAAGTGATAGCTGATGCAGAGTATATCCGAATCCGTGAAGAGATCAATAATCCGGAAATCAATCAGGAAGTTATGAAGCTTGAAAAAGCCCCTCGAATTGCTGTCTACACACCGGAATTTAATGAAAAAGGGGAGCGGATTCAACCTTGGGATGATGCGGTAACCCTAGCACTCACTTATGCCGAGATTCCTTTTGATAAGATTTATGACAAAGAGATTGTCAACGGATTGTTGGCAAAATATGACTGGTTGCATTTACACCATGAGGACTTTACAGGACAATACGGTAAGTTTTACGCTAATTTTAACGGACAGCCTTGGTATAAGGAAAATCAGCGGCGGCAGGAAAATTTAGCAAAAGAGCTTGGTTTTGCCAAAGTTTCTCAGTTGAAACTTAATGTTGCAATTCAAATTCAAAAATATATTGCTGGTGGAGGCTTCATGTTTGCAATGTGCTCTGCCACTGATTCCTATGATATTGCCTTGTCTGCTAGTGGATTAGATATTTGTGCCAAGTATTTTGACGGCGATGCTGCTGACTCTGATCCGGATTCAAAACTTGACTTTTCTACAACCTTGGCCTTTAAAAACTTCACTTTAGTTAAAGATCCATTGCAGTATGAATTCTCATCAATCGATAATAATTTCAATCGAAAAGTGATCCCGGAAAACGATTATTTCCAGCTTTTTGATTTTTCAGCCAAATGGGATCCCATTCCTACAATGCTTACTCAAAATCATACCAGAACTGTTAAAGGATTTATGGGTCAAACGACCGCATTTAAGCGTGAATTTGTAAAATCCGATGTTTTGATTCTAGGTGACAATAAAGCAGTTGATGAAGTGCGCTACATACATGGAAAATTTGGATATGGGACATGGACCTTCTATGCCGGACATGATCCAGAGGATTATCAGCATCATGTCGGAGATCCTCCTACTGACTTGAATTTGCATCCAAATTCTCCTGGATACAGGTTAATTTTGAATAATATCCTCTTTCCTGCTGCGAAAAAGAAAGAAAGGAAAACCTGA